The Corylus avellana chromosome ca8, CavTom2PMs-1.0 genome has a segment encoding these proteins:
- the LOC132190666 gene encoding uncharacterized protein LOC132190666 produces the protein MEKVRDNGKDGAEKQTQAPNITPMKPVTHDAYGGGMYGTEPGQQKNPTKPPASEAQSADGPADGPAEATAKPKHTPPPSTGDRDIDITGQSYIQ, from the coding sequence ATGGAGAAGGTGAGAGATAATGGAAAGGATGGCGCTGAAAAGCAGACACAGGCGCCCAACATCACACCGATGAAGCCTGTGACCCACGATGCCTACGGTGGAGGGATGTACGGCACCGAGCCCGGGCAACAGAAGAACCCCACTAAGCCGCCTGCGAGTGAAGCCCAGAGTGCTGATGGGCCTGCTGATGGGCCTGCTGAGGCCACCGCCAAGCCCAAGCACACCCCTCCGCCTTCAACCGGTGATCGAGATATCGATATCACCGGCCAATCTTACATTCAAT